Part of the Pomacea canaliculata isolate SZHN2017 linkage group LG11, ASM307304v1, whole genome shotgun sequence genome is shown below.
attaaaataacagcaataaatacaaaaacttgggtttttttttctttcttctttttgccaTGACAGATAGCTACAGCGGTGGTTGAGCCGTACAACACTATTTTGACCACGCACAGCACGCTAGAGCACTGTGACTGTGGCTTCGTGATGGACAACGAGGCCATGTATGACGTATGCCGCCGTAACCTGGACATCGAGCGTCCAACTTACACCAACCTTAACCGCCTCTTGAGTCAGTGCGTGTCCTCCATCACCGCCTCCTTGCGATTCGACTGCGCCCTCAACGTCGACTTGATCGAGTTCCAGACCAACCTCGTGCCGTACCCCCGTATCCACTTCCCCCTCGTGTGCTTTGCTCCCATCATCTCTGCGGAGAAGGCCTACCACGAGCAATTAACCGCTGCCGAGATCACCAACTCTGCATTTGAGCCGGCCAACCAGATGGTGAAGTGTGACCCTCGCCACGGCAAGTACATGGCCTGCTGCATGCTGTATCGCGGTGACATCGTGCCCAAAGATGTCAACGCCGCCATCGCCAATATCAAGACCAAACGCTCCATCCAGTTTGTGGACTGGTGTCCTACAGGCTTTAAGgttaaaatcaatttttaagTCGGTCAACCAACGCTGTTCAGATATTGTACTTCATCATAACTTCATCAGGtgaatgaaatacaaaaatgaaaagagacaaGGAGCAGATGGTCAAGATAAGATGATGCATAATCATGCGTCAAAGCTGGTATCCTGTTCatacagcaaaaaaacaaaaaacaaaaaacaaaaaacaaaaacattctccCCTATTCatttaccttaatttttttgggagggggcgGGTGCTGAGCAATATATGAGGATCACGCAAATAGGTTAACCATCACTCACTTGTGCATTACAGAAGTCTTTCAAATCCAAACGTAATCGCATATTGTACAAACTATATCCGGTTAAAAAGGCCCTTACGGAAAAAGAAAATGCGATGTAAATAGCTGTCAAAGGCGGAATGGCTTGATATCGTTGTTTCAGGTGAGGATCAACTACCAGCCTCCAACAGTGATGCCGGGTGGAGACCTGGCCAAAGTGCAGCGTGCTCTGTGCATGCTTAGCAACACCACCGCCATTGCCGAGGCCTGGGCCCGTCTGGACCACAAGTTCGACCTGATGTACGCCAAACGGGCCTTCGTGCACTGGTACGTGGGCGAAGGCATGGAGGAGGGTGAGTTCTCCGAGGCACGTGAAGATCTGGCGGCCCTGGAGAAAGACTACGAGGAGGTCGGCATGGACAGCGCGGAAGGGGAGGAAGAAGGTCAAGACGAGTACTAAATGAGTCAGTGGAGGTTGATGAAGAAGGGGAAGCAAAAGAAGAATTATGAGTTAAGTCCTCCTTAACTTGCTTGAACGTTATTACAAGAGGTGCGATTTAGGCTTTTAGGACGGTGCGACGCAGTATGCTTGGTGAGGAATGTCCCTGACTTTTTAAGAGACTTTTAATTAAATCTCATGACTGTAAGGCGATACCATGTGGGCTGTAATTAAGTGTAGCCCCAcgtattgcacacacacacacacactgccattttttgacattttgtcaatgaaaggaaaaaaatacctCAAGTGATGTTATGTCTGAGGGTATTTGCGCTAGACGTTTTCAAAACATTGTCATCTTTCGACTTCAAACTACAAATGAGAACATTTTTGATAACTTTTTATAGCATTTTGctagctatttatttattatacaaagTACTATATTTCGTAAACAGAGAGATTTTCcctgtttactgtttttataaaagatatcactatattgaaataaagtataaaatcaGTCATTTTTGCTATCAGATATGATTTCAGAAGCTGTGTGATACTTAttaatactactaataaaagcaaattttgtaTAACGCGTACTCACACtggtaaggagcatgctcttagcgcttaaaacAAGAACGACATGATCAACAACATACTATTTACAGAAGAATGAACATATGAACAACAACATTACTACAgatgatgaattaaaaaaaaatacagaaaatgaaatgaggAACTATGTAAACAAGACTGGGAATATCgtgactttgaaaaaaaaagactagtaGGGAAGCAGCAGTAAGCGGAAAAGAGGGGAATCGGGGTTTGAAAACAAGACTGTCATCgagtggactgttgttaggagtaaatTTTAAGGAGGTGCGTTTTTAGTGCGCTTTTGAAtataaaggattcaatagtgcctaggtggcggatatggaaatgaagagagttccattgtttcgttGCACAATAAactcctgtgaccatatgttatCTCTGGTGAGATGAATAGTTAAAGAGACAATGGATGCAGCAACTCACAAGGTTTGCCCAAggtgtaatttttaaattgacAGCAAACATGTCTTACATACTGAAGAGCTGCCAGAATGGTTTCTTGTGTTCCTGGTATAAAATTCAGAGCACTTTCTGGTGGAGCCTGGTCTTAAAAGTCTCAGTCCTTGTTCTTTGTTAATATCACTCACTTCACACCTATGAGTAGTATAGGAACTAAAGAGAATTGTAGTCTAAACATTGAATCATAGCTGGTGGTGGCAGTGTGCCAATCTTTGAAGATGTAGATTTTTGCAGTGCAACTGCCATTTTTGGAGAGGGTAACTTCTAGGTACTTAAAAGCTGCTGGCCTTCTCAAGCTTGTCCATTTTGTGagatttatgttttgttgtcatcaCTGGTGCTGACATCACTTACTCTTGATAGTATAGGTTTGTATCACATAAAATTCACCTATTCTGTTTGTTGGTGAAGTTCATGTTGGTGAATGCCATGCTTCCTGTACATACACAAGTATTTCTCCCCTTTGACTGCAGTCAAGTCAAACATCAGAAAGTAACACAgcacttttatttaacaaaaaaagatgTCATAAGCTGCTCAAAGTTCCAAAACTGTAATCTAGTTACTACGTAAACTTGATGATAATTTAGTCAgcatatttttatcttctttgtcttgtaaatataaagaaaaaaacaaagaaaaaaatacacatctGATGGACCTGTAATTCAATACATAGAGAATATTGATGAAAGAATGAGCTTCTCATAAGCCTTATTTGGCTTAACGATGTAACTGTACCGTATTAATGTCTTTTAATGATGCAGCATTTTCGTTATGatcagaaaattatttaattatgcAGAGAACATATCCATTTAAAATTTctgaagtctttgttttaaaGCTTGTTTCATTTGGCTTCAGGTAGTAGAGATTTTACACAGGTCCACCAGACTATAACAACATTTGCTAAGTTGATGGAGTGCAGTGAAACGGCGTGAtaaaaaaacctaaataaaaaCACCATTTGCTTGGTAAATAATAAGCTGAAACGTTTCCTTTTGTCACTCACTGTTAGTCTGAAATTTGGTGCGGCTGTCATGTGCTCAAATCTCAGCCCTACTACAAATATCTGCctgtaaaatgcacttgtatcatatttaatataatttaaatggGGGCGGTGTCTTGTATTCCAAAATATAGAGGAAAAGCCTGTAATTTTGATTCAGTTTAATCAGCCACAGATCAAACAAACATTGCCATAATTTATACGCACATGATCATGCTCAAGAGGGAGCGTGCCCTCAGCCCTTCAGACAAGAActagacatggacagcatataaAAGATGGAAGGATAAATAACCATAcagacaagtaaaaaaaaaccagagaaaATGCAAATAGGAATCATAGATGATGCAAATAGGAATCCTGCAATAAACATGTAGCTGTTTCTATGTCTTGCCAAATGAGAACATGGGCAAATGAACCACTGATCAAGATATCAATGATTTACACTGTAAATGCCAGAGACCAATAACATATGTCTATGAACAACACATACAGCCAAGAGTTACCACCCATAGCTTTATAATCCGTTTCTTCCCCCTTCTTGAAATAATGCCTTTGAAAGGTCTCAAAGACTGCATTGTTAGCGTGCTACCAcaattcattacattttttatgcaCCATTGTACATTGTGATGCATTTGTAATGCAACTTTCATAAATACCGAAGCTGTCAACTTTCCTGAGATGCTCATTCTTGGATTTCATCTATATTTTGGCACTTTTTTACCCTTTAAATAAGGGAGACAAAATTATGTTCCTTTTCCTCAtcctaaatttaaaaaaaaaaatgagaatttcATGGCTTGTAATTTCTACACATTGGCACCATCTAATGGTTCAAaaggtcaagaaaaaaatgaaatatgccATATATTTTATCATACAATTTCTCTTCAAGTACTACTGTATCAGAATATAAAAACGATTGAGGTTGTTGAATTGGATATCTAATAGTATGCTACTTATTTATCTTTAATTGCCATATAATTTGATATTTCAATAGGAACCTACTTTTCCATCAGACAAACTTCCTGCAGTTtccaataatttaaaaataggaGATGTGTTGGTTC
Proteins encoded:
- the LOC112575917 gene encoding tubulin alpha-1 chain-like produces the protein MPIDKIFAGGDDSFNTFFSETGSGKHVPRAVFVDLEPTVIDEVRTGAYRYLFHPEEFITGKEDAANNYGRGHYTVRKEILDLVLDRIRKLADMCSGLQGFLIFRSFGGGTGSGFTSLLLENLSVDYGKKSKLEFGVYPAPQIATAVVEPYNTILTTHSTLEHCDCGFVMDNEAMYDVCRRNLDIERPTYTNLNRLLSQCVSSITASLRFDCALNVDLIEFQTNLVPYPRIHFPLVCFAPIISAEKAYHEQLTAAEITNSAFEPANQMVKCDPRHGKYMACCMLYRGDIVPKDVNAAIANIKTKRSIQFVDWCPTGFKVRINYQPPTVMPGGDLAKVQRALCMLSNTTAIAEAWARLDHKFDLMYAKRAFVHWYVGEGMEEGEFSEAREDLAALEKDYEEVGMDSAEGEEEGQDEY